In Quercus robur chromosome 10, dhQueRobu3.1, whole genome shotgun sequence, a genomic segment contains:
- the LOC126702973 gene encoding uncharacterized protein LOC126702973, with the protein MTLLEVIIKASANTESLASESKYPIVLNPDDVLLRPKLEVPNPTLLVNPVIGWQISQTDSEVIEMGKNFYTKLKRKLKNPIDFDKDEFLLILNQFLEKIRDKVGVSVGIDSSESGYTRAWIERLGPLMGKDVAGLVLDGCVDFEIWDLVEFLIVNGVIDHSCYSNLVNRLVAKKRSDLLCLCIKHASDLGASELLAILKYFLCPAKDAYGSMVDVRKEWEKQALSAIEKASERSVTGKKARLAKEASILLMIAHDGFSASELCLHYLLASPNIDAVTLSSSIGNLNGKEMMNLIQYLGKWLKKYEQFPQAIPCLEASHKLGLKACSWVPKLEDVINCAGLVLDEKFSSLILHPEFHEELRSMGEVVSCLASEARLCCLMADVADRLKVEV; encoded by the coding sequence ATGACTTTGCTTGAAGTGATAATAAAGGCCTCGGCCAATACCGAGTCACTTGCTTCCGAGTCAAAATACCCTATTGTTCTCAACCCAGATGATGTTTTGCTGAGGCCTAAACTTGAAGTCCCAAATCCCACATTGCTTGTTAACCCTGTTATCGGTTGGCAAATATCTCAAACCGATTCTGAAGTCATTGAAATGGGGAAAAATTTCTATACTAAGCTAAAGCGGAAGCTCAAGAACCCGATAGATTTTGATAAGGATGAGTTTTTACTGATCTTGAATCAGTTTCTTGAGAAAATTAGGGACAAAGTTGGTGTTTCCGTTGGGATTGATTCGTCTGAAAGTGGGTATACTCGGGCCTGGATTGAACGGCTAGGGCCTTTGATGGGTAAAGATGTTGCTGGTTTGGTTTTGGATGGGTGtgtagattttgaaatttgggATTTGGTTGAGTTTCTGATTGTTAATGGGGTTATTGATCATTCTTGTTATTCGAATTTGGTCAATAGACTTGTGGCGAAGAAGAGGTCAGACTTGTTATGTCTTTGTATTAAGCATGCATCAGATCTTGGGGCATCTGAATTACTTGCCATTTTGAAGTATTTTCTTTGTCCGGCGAAAGATGCTTATGGCAGTATGGTGGATGTGAGGAAAGAATGGGAGAAGCAGGCTTTGTCAGCAATTGAGAAAGCAAGTGAAAGGAGTGTCACGGGGAAGAAAGCACGTTTGGCAAAGGAGGCTTCAATTTTGCTTATGATAGCACATGATGGGTTCTCTGCATCAGAGCTTTGTTTGCACTATTTGCTGGCATCCCCAAATATTGATGCAGTGACATTATCGTCATCAATTGGAAATTTGAATGGTAAAGAGATGATGAATTTGATTCAGTATTTGGGGAAGTGGTTGAAGAAGTATGAGCAATTTCCTCAAGCAATTCCATGTCTTGAAGCATCACATAAGTTAGGTTTGAAGGCCTGCAGTTGGGTTCCTAAGCTTGAAGATGTCATCAACTGTGCTGGATTGGTGCTGGatgaaaaattttcttcattgatTTTGCATCCAGAATTCCATGAAGAGCTGAGATCCATGGGGGAAGTGGTTAGTTGTTTAG